A genome region from Camelina sativa cultivar DH55 chromosome 10, Cs, whole genome shotgun sequence includes the following:
- the LOC104718546 gene encoding acetylornithine deacetylase, which translates to MASSSKALMESLGSLGKDSYVSLLSKLIGESKLVQNNPPELIPQEDLIVNHVLDSLRPYSTETGGGPLVINHVAYHSGRGNLIVEYPGSVPGKILSFVGMHMDVVTANPDDWEFDPFSLSIDGDKLRGRGTTDCLGHVALVTELMKRLGQNKPALKSTVVAVFIASEENSSIPGVGVDMLVKDKLLDKLKSGPLFWIDTADKQPCVGTGGMIPWKLHVTGKLFHSGLAHKAINAMELAMEGLKEIQTRFYRDFPPHPQEKVYGFATPSTMKPTQWCYPAGGINQIPGECTVSGDVRLTPFYDVKEVMTKLQEYVEDINTNIEKLETRGPVSKYVLPDENLRGRLTLSFDEASAGVACNLDSPGFHVLCKATEEVVGYVKPYSITGTLPLIRDLKDEGFDVQTSGYGLMATYHAKNEYCLLTDMCQGFDVFVRIISQLDQD; encoded by the exons ATACGTTTCTCTCCTATCAAAACTCATCGGCGAATCAAAGTTGGTCCAGAACAATCCGCCGGAGCTCATCCCTCAAGAGGATCTAATCGTAAACCACGTCCTCGACTCTCTCCGTCCTTACAGCACAGAAACTGGTGGTGGTCCTCTGGTGATCAATCATGTGGCGTATCACTCAGGAAGAGGTAATCTCATCGTGGAGTACCCAGGATCTGTTCCTGGAAAAATCTTATCTTTCGTCGGAATGCATATGGACGTTGTCACTGCCAACCCCGATGACTGG GAATTTGATCCTTTCTCTCTAAGCATAGATGGTGATAAGCTTCGTGGTAGAGGGACTACAGATTGTCTTGGTCACGTTGCTCTTGTCACTGAACTCATGAAAAGGCTCGGGCAAAACAAACCGGCGTTGAAATCAACCGTAGTAGCGGTTTTTATCGCCAGTGAAGAGAACTCTTCCATTCCAGGTGTTGGTGTGGACATGCTGGTTAAAGACAAACTTCTTGATAAGCTCAAATCCGGACCCTT GTTTTGGATTGATACTGCGGATAAGCAGCCGTGTGTTGGAACTGGCGGTATGATTCCATGGAAGCTTCATGTTACCGGGAAGCTTTTCCATAGCGGTTTAGCTCACAAG GCGATTAACGCGATGGAGTTAGCAATGGAAGGGCTTAAGGAGATCCAAACCCGGTTCTACAGAGACTTTCCACCTCACCCACAAGAGAAAGTTTATGGTTTTGCAACACCATCCACTATGAAGCCTACGCAGTGGTGTT ATCCAGCAGGCGGAATAAACCAAATCCCTGGAGAATGTACCGTTTCCGGTGATGTCAG ATTAACTCCTTTCTATGA CGTGAAGGAAGTGATGACGAAGCTGCAAGAGTATGTTGAAGACATAAACACTAACATAGAGAAGCTCGAAACCCGTGGTCCTGTTTCAAAATATGTCTTACCAGATGAGAATTTACGGGGAAG GCTCACGTTAAGCTTTGATGAAGCATCAGCTGGAGTTGCCTGTAATCTTGATTCTCCTGGCTTTCACGTTCTATGCAAAGCAACCGAAGAAGTTGTTGGATACGTGAAGCCTTACTCGATCACCGGTACTTTGCCTCTAATCCGAGACCTAAAG GATGAAGGTTTCGATGTGCAAACTTCAGGATACG GTCTCATGGCAACATATCATGCAAAGAACGAATACTGCCTTCTTACAGACATGTGCCAAGGCTTTGATGTCTTCGTTAGGATCATATCTCAACTTGATCAAGACTAA